From the genome of Paraburkholderia largidicola:
TCAGGCGTTCGCGCTCAGCGACGCATCAGATACGCCAGCAGGATTTCGGTGTTCATCTGGATCACTTCGCTGCGCTCGGCGGCTGCGCTGAAGTCGCGGCCCAGCGTGGCTTCGAGCGTGAAGCGGTTCGACACGATGTAGTAGCCCATCCCCGACAGCGTCACATAGAAGCGCAGCGGATCGACGTTCGTGCGAAACAGGCCGGCGCGTTGACCGCGCTCGAGTATCGAGCCCAGTGTGGCAACGATCGGCGAGATCATTTCGCGAATGCGCGTGGACTTCTGCATATAGCGCGCCTCGTGCAGATTCTCGTTGTTCACGAGTCTCAGCAGTTCGGGGTGATCGCGATAGTAATCCCACACGAAATGCGCGAGCCGCGTGACGGCCTCGACAGGCGCGACGCCTGCGAGATCGAGCGTGCGCTCGGCTTCCGTAAGCGCGCTGAACGCGTGTTCGAGGACTGCCGTGAAAAGCTGCTCCTTGCTACCGA
Proteins encoded in this window:
- a CDS encoding TetR family transcriptional regulator, with the protein product MNQPKIKRDPEGTRRRILLAAAEEFANGGLFGARVDQIARRAETNERMLYYYFGSKEQLFTAVLEHAFSALTEAERTLDLAGVAPVEAVTRLAHFVWDYYRDHPELLRLVNNENLHEARYMQKSTRIREMISPIVATLGSILERGQRAGLFRTNVDPLRFYVTLSGMGYYIVSNRFTLEATLGRDFSAAAERSEVIQMNTEILLAYLMRR